From one Doryrhamphus excisus isolate RoL2022-K1 chromosome 9, RoL_Dexc_1.0, whole genome shotgun sequence genomic stretch:
- the rpl8 gene encoding large ribosomal subunit protein uL2, with protein sequence MGRVIRGQRKGAGSVFKAHVKHRKGAAKLRHIDFAERHGYIKGIVKDIIHDPGRGAPLAKVAFRDPYRFKKRTELFIAAEGIHTGQFIYCGKKAQLNIGNVLPVGTMPEGTIICCLEEKPGDRGKLARASGNYATVISHNLETKKSRVKLPSGSKKVISSANRAVIGVVAGGGRIDKPILKAGRAYHKYKAKRNCWPRVRGVAMNPVEHPFGGGNHQHIGKPSTIRRDAPAGRKVGLIAARRTGRLRGTKTVQEKEN encoded by the exons ATGGGACGTGTGATCAGGGGACAGAGAAAAGGTGCGGGCTCTGTTTTCAAAGCCCATGTTAAGCACAGGAAAGGAGCCGCTAAACTCCGTCACATTGACTTTGCCGAACGCCATGGCTACATCAAGGGAATCGTAAAG GATATCATCCATGATCCCGGCCGTGGTGCCCCACTTGCCAAGGTGGCTTTCCGTGACCCTTACCGCTTCAAGAAGAGGACAGAGCTCTTCATCGCCGCTGAGGGCATCCACACAGGACAGTTCATCTACTGTGGCAAGAAGG CCCAACTAAACATCGGCAATGTTCTGCCTGTTGGCACCATGCCCGAGGGCACCATCATCTGCTGCCTGGAGGAGAAGCCAGGCGACAGAGGCAAGCTGGCCCGCGCTTCCGGAAATTATGCCACAGTCATCTCCCACAACTTGGAAACCAAGAAGTCCAGAGTGAAGCTGCCCTCCGGCTCCAAGAAAGTCATCTCGTCGGCCAATAGAGCTGTCATCG GTGTGGTTGCCGGTGGCGGACGTATCGACAAGCCCATACTGAAGGCGGGTCGCGCTTACCACAAGTACAAGGCCAAGAGGAACTGCTGGCCTCGTGTCCGTGGTGTGGCCATGAAC ccTGTTGAACATCCCTTCGGTGGTGGTAACCATCAGCACATTGGCAAGCCCTCCACAATCAGGAGGGATGCGCCTGCTGGTCGCAAGGTCGGTCTTATCGCTGCCCGTCGTACCGGAAGACTGCGCGGAACCAAGACTGTCCAGGAGAAGGAGAACTAA